tacattgaagaaggaaatggcaacccaatccagtattctttcctggagaattccatggacaaagaagcctgtccatggggtcacaaagagtcagacattactgagagaCTATCAGACTTTCCCCACATATCTTCTGATCCAAAGATTTGGGGCTCAAAGATTCCCTAGGTGCCTGGTTATGCATTCTCTCATTCCCAAATCATCCATCCCTCCTAGAGCAATGATTGTGTATTAATAATAAAGAAGATGAGCCACAAACCGATGGTCAGGAATGGGTCTGTCGTTAGACTCTGCTGGTTGGACATACGCTGTCGAATGTCAGGAGTTTGATCCAAGATTGTCATCGTGACTTGTTGCCAAGGACATGGCCACTCTAACTGATCATCATTGGCTCCAGAGATCAGGTGGAAATACATTCCTATTTTAGGCAAACTATATAGATCCAAGTAAATCTGAAAGGCATATCCCTTAGAAGAATAAAATGGAGGGCTGTAGAAAGACCCATCAGGGCTGCCAATGAGCTGTGTGAAATTCCTTATATGCCAGACATGATGAGGGCACCGTGTTTCTGAGAGATTGATGTCATCAATAGACAGGCCACCCAGTGAGGCACCAGCGCCTCTGACCCCTTCAAACACCACTCGAAATTTACTTGTCGCATTCAGTGTTACATGGTAAAGTTGCCAGCTGCCAGAGGGTATATCTGCAAAAGAGGTATTATTATTTCAGAGAGGATAAAGGACCATGTGGGTCACATACAAATTGACATTAGAGTCCTAATCTTCATGGCCAAAGGATCTTTCTAGAGCTGCTGCCTCCTGCAGGTGTAAGGTATGgctttcttcttcctccagcTCAGGTCCAGTTACTCCGAGGCAGTTTTGTAGGGCCGAGTGGCTCTCTGGAATATTTGAATGCTTATCTAGCTCATTTTTATTCTTAGATAGATCACCATTTTCCAGACACAGGTGAGCAAACAATAGCATCTAACTCATGAGTACTCCATACCCAACTTATAAGTCACCTCCTCTCAGTCAGTTAAACGGACAAGCAAGCCCAAGACTTTACATTTGTACCAGATTCCTGTGGTCCTCAGCCAAAGCCTCCTTTAATCTACGTAAACTTTGATTGGAATATTTCCTCCACGTGCAAAATTTTCAATCAGTTTTTGGCAGTATTAGACAGGAATTCATCAGACCATAGAAGGCCCACAACCTACAGTTGGCTCCTTACATCATTTACCAGGGACTCAGCAttacaagcttcccaggtggcacagtggtaaagaatccacctgtcaatgcaggagaggcagatttgatccctgggttgggaagatcccctggcatgggaaatggcaaaccactccaatatccttgcctggagaattccagggacaggggcgtccggccaggtgggctacagtctatggggttacaaagagtcagacatgactgagcaactgagcatgcaaaggCATCAGTATTTATTTGATACCTGGTACCATCTCCTTTCTTCCCAAACTGCACATCCCCCTAAACTATTACTCTCTACCCTGGAGAACAGTGCACCATAGGATATCCTGTGTTATTTTCTTATATCATACACTCAAATAAGAAGCAGTACATTAAACAATTTTTAGAAGCTCATCCCACAAAGGGAAAGAATAGCTCAGGAATTCATGTCAAATAGTAGTTAACACAGTGCCTTAAAATTTACATGTATTAGCACTTAATGAGAAACACGTAGCTTGAAAATCAGTTAGAAAGATCCAAATTACAGGAAACGCTGTTGTCCATGGAAAGACCCTGAATTGAACAAAAATCTTTCATGAGAGCTTCCCTTTGATTTTGATCAGTACTTTCAGCTTAAATTCTGGACTTCTAGGCAGGTTTCTTAAGTACACTTTGTGCTATTATCTATCAGTAATAACACCCACAGATTGCTAATACAAAGGATTATATATGTatagtcatgtatgcatgcaataattttatttataacctTTTACATATGCATTAGATACatgttatatacatgtataatgtatggtatatatacatgtcagaaaaggtaatggcaccccactccagcactcttgcctggatgTATAATATGAGATTAAGAACCTCAGCTTAAAGTGGTCTTGAAGGGAAATATCATCTATGTTTCAGATTGTTTCTCCTTGTTAAACAGGGGGGAAATGGCATGATATATGGCATAACATGGATCAATTTTTATAATAGGTTTTAGTCAATTCATTCAAATCAAGAAGTCAATATGGGAAGCAAACAGTAATATAGTCACTAGCCTACaacccctcccttcctccctcaggGAACCTTCTGAACCATCTAATAGGTGGTCAacgtgacccacctcccagacacACGATTGGAAGGAAGGGTGGCCACCCCATCGTTATTGCCCTCTCTCCACTCCAAATTGCTCCAGCAGATACATTTAACCCAAATCATAACATTCAGAATCCTGCATTGGAATTTATGATTTTAGGCTACAAATTAGAGGAAGAGATCCTTCTGTAGTCTGATGGCACGTTtttaatgtaaatgtaaaatacaaactGCAAACTGGGAAGTGAAACAGCCAAAGCACCAGTTTTCTGGACAAAGCCCCTCTGAGATAACAGGACAGGTCCCCAGCCATGTTCAGGGACAGGTTCCATCCTACCTGCGGccactttctctcttctccatcctATAATTTAGTTATGTTGAGCCAGTAACTCTTCCAGGTTTGCCTAATCTAGTTtccattctattttattatttgccAAGAACTAACTTCGCCAACACCAGAGACCAGTCTACAGTCTCTTAAGTGAGCGTCACGTATTCTATAGCACAGAAAGCACTTTCATTTTAGCTTCCTAACCACAGCATAAAACAAGGAGGATCAGGTTCTAGGTTCTAGGTTCATAACCCCTACCCTGTTGTAAGTGGTtgcattaaataaaacattaagattGCCTCGCTCTGTTTGGGTTGGACTTGTATGcacggctatatttaaaatggataaccaacaaggacctactgtatagcgcagggagctctgctcaatgttatgtggcagcctggctgggaggggagtttggggaagaatggctacatgcatatgtatgactgagtctctttgctgttcacctgaaactatcctattacaacattgttaatcagctataccccaatacaagataaaaatttaaaaaataaaaagatggccTCACTTTGAatgtaagaataaaaatgttgATACTGTACCTTTTATTTGTTCCACAAGGCTTACAGTCCTGCTCGGATGAGCCGCAGAATACTCCCTGATATAGATGTTCAGTTGGTCATCTTTACTTCCACTGTTGTACAAAAAAAATTGCAAGCACTGAAATCCTCGTTTAGGGTAAAGTATTCTACTTTCCAGTATTGCTGTGGCCCCCTCGTTTACAGAGCTACAGTTGAAATGCATGAAGAAGCCAGAACCTGTTAAGAGGATAAGAGCAGAACTGAGAAACCAAGTACTGGATACAAGGATGCATATCTTGTGGGCACTCTGTTCCCACTTAGTTCCTGCTGTATGCAGGGCACTGTTTGAGCACCGAAATGCAGATCTTGGAGCAGGCAGACTATGAAAATAGCAACATTAGATCACTTTTTTCTTACTATAGTTGttagttttcaaaaatgaaaaaaaaggggggacttccctgggtccaatggttgagacttcaccttccaatgcaggaggtgcaggtccAAAATCTGTTCAGGGAGTTAAGATTCCCACATGtctgggccaaaaaactaaaacataaaacagaagcagtattgtaacaaattcaataaagactttaaaaatggtccacatcaaaaaaatcttttaaaaaatgggaagaagtgTTACCTGCTTAGtctagcctctctctctctttctccatcccttcctccctcctacAGTAGTACCTATGGAGGGCCACTATCCACTATTcaaatctacatttaaaaaatattttttattgaaaatatgtgacatgctgatggtgattgcaaccatgaaattaaaagacacttactccttggaaggaaggttatgaccaacctagatagcatattaaaaagcagagacattactttgccaacaaaggtccgtctagtcaaggctatggtttttccagtggtcatgtatggatgtgagagttggactataaagaaagctgagcaccgaagaattgatgcttttgaactgtgatgttggagaagactcttgagagtccttggactgcaaggagatccaaccagtccattctaaaggagatcagtcttgggtgttcattggaaggactgatgttgaagctgaaactccaatacttaggccacctgatgagaagagctgactcattggaaaagaccctgatgctgggaaggattgagggcaggaggagaaggggacgacagagggtgagatgtttggatggcatcactgactcaatggacatgggtttgggtggactccgggatttggacatggaggcctggcgtgctgcagttcacacagtcgcaaagagtcggacacgactgagtgactgaacggaaccaTCATGTAAATTCAAGATAGGCATGTTCATTTGACACATTTATATATTGCCTTCTAATTGCCATCGTAGCAATAATTTGGCACTTCTATTTGATACATAGCATCATTTTTTTGGTGCTGGGAATAGTGAAGTCTAGTCTCTTAGCAGATTTGATGattataatacaatattgttgCCTATATTCATGATGCTGTACATTCCATCTCTAGGGCTAATTTACTATTTCTTACAAGCTTGTACCTTTAAACAATATCTGTCCTGTCCTCACCAACCcccataaaagaaaaaggagaagcacTTCCATGCTCTTAGAGACCCCAAGCCTTGCCCAGACCATCTGAGCTGTCAAGCAACAGTCCTGGGTTCTGAAATCTAGTTTCACCTATCTGCTGCCAGAAattggcaaataaataaaaacgtGGTACCTGTAGCtaaaaaatgattatttgattcaaaacaaaatttcagtAGAAATGTTTACTCATCTGAGTAAAATTAAATACACTGTACTTTCTACCTTCATTCCTGTTTGCAACAGGAATGTGTAACCTCAACCAGCTGAAGCTGCGAAATGGATTAATTCCCAGTCTGGTGCTGTTCACTGGAAGATCTCTTGGATTCTGAAAGCTTCAGGGAAACAAAACCCCACTGCTCCAGAGGTAAGAGTCCTTCCAGAGAGTGGCAGCACCCCCACCTCCTTGCAATGGGCATATATTATGGGTAGAGGCCTCacagagcccagggctggcccatggggaaaaaatatttatttttctctgacttgcttcactctgtataacaggctctaggtagcctttttctttgctgtgaaatACTGCAGAGCATATATTGGGCATATATTATGGGTAGAGGCCTCacagagcccagggctggcccatggggaaaaaagcaaactcAGACAGTAAAACCATATCCTTATATCATACAGAACCAATTCTTGAGTAGCACTAGTGGGCTATCATTAGTAATTCTAATACAAATAAGAATTCAAATTGCAGTatttcacagcaaagaaaaaggctacctagagcctgttatacagagtgaagcaagtcagagaaaaataaatattgtatattactgCATATCTATGAAATCTAGACAAATGGAactaatgaacttatttgcagggcagcaatggagacacagacctagagaacagactttccacacagcaggggaagaaaaGGGTGAGACAAACTGGGAGAGCAGTATGGagacatgtacattaccatatgtaaaatagatagctagtgggaagttgcaaGTTACAGAGaaaacagggagctcagccctgtGCTaagtgatgacctagaggagtgggaaagggtgggaggtgggaggggggttcaagagggaggggacatgtgtatacctattcatgttgatgtacggcagaaactagcacagtattgtaaagccattatcctcccattaaaactaaatttaaaaagaagaaaggaagaaaaaggcttGAAGCACTGAGAATAAAACCCAGAAGAATCTCACTCCTGTTACCTCTGCACCGGCCCATGTTGGAGTGATCGCTCTCCGGCCCCTGAGAGACCTGGGAGAGCCGCTGCCAGTCAGCACTGTCTGCTGAACTCTGAATCATCCCACACACATTTTCCAGCTCAAAATCGCACGACTCCATAAAGCTCAAGGAGGAGGCTacaaaagcaacagaaacaaTTACTGACATGCAGATCGAACACAATAAGCTAAGTAGTAAAAACAGCTCATCCAGAAGAACTAGGAATTCTAGGGTGATATTAAAGGGGACTCGTCGCTGagtcagggtgatggtggcttgaaGATCTCTTGATATCTGCAAAACCAAGACAACCAACCAACTGTGAGTTCTGTATAAGCTGCCTCCCTGAGTCTTGTTTATCAGATCAACTAACTGTGTTCGAAACCTGAGTAGAgccgcttccctggtggtccagtggcttagactctgtgttctcaatgcagagggcccaggttccatccttagTCAAGGGACCAGATCTTACATGCCACACCTGActgagtttgcatgctgcaactagagtgtttttgcatgccacaactaaaaagatcctgcatgctgcggtGAAGATCAAAGATTTCAAGTGCTACAACTAAAACCtggagcaaccaaataaatattctaaaaagaaagaaatatgagtCTACACTCCTCTAGTTATTCAGATTAATAAACCACAACTCAAGTTATTTGAACTCATTTATATTATGACTGTATACTTCATTTGGACTGAAAAGAGTTTTGAATATAGTTGGTCTATACATTTGAGTTAGCAACAGTTTCAGAAACTTGAAGGGGGCATGCTGTGACAGGACTCAGTTGGTTTTTAAATCTGAAGCCCAGAACACATGAGAAGAAAAATGCTACTTCCATGTTGTCATTTGGGATCTGGGTGctaatctttttttgtttgtttgtttcctttctgaaCATCAAACTTCAACTATCAACCTACAATTAACTAACTATAATTTCAGAAAACCCAGCACAGAGTAGAATGTTTTCCTACagagcagagaggaagagagatccTGTCAAAGAATCTGTCACATACAGCAGTTATACAGTTGATTCAACTTTAAGACATCAGAGTCACTGAAATCCATTCGCTGGCCAATCACATCCATGAAGTCTGGGACCCTTGTTACAATTGTAGGTTCTGATCCATTTCCGAATGCAGTTTTACTGTAGTGCATCACTGAGCTGTAATCATAGGGAACGTTCAAGGAATCTATTACTTGATCATCATAGAAGTCAAAATTTCTCTCTTTGcctaaatgataaataaaaattttaattacaaaatttaGTTTATCTTACTCCAAAGACTGTTAACTtagaaataaagacaataaaacaTTGTGCAACATTGGTTACAACTAACACTTGATGGTATTTCAAGAGTGCTTCAAATATTCCTGTATTGGAATAGACTATTCAAACTTAGAATTATTATACCACCTGTCATGCTGAACTTGTCTAAGGTTTCACTGCAGCCCAAAGTTGGACTTGAGCATTTGGCCTAAGGTTCTAAAAACTGCTAATggaaagctatggcttttccagtagtcacaaatggatgtgagaattggaccataaagaaggctgagtgctgaagaactgatgttttcaaactgtggtactggggaagactcttgagagtctcttggactgcagggagatcaaaccagtcaaaggaaatcaagacagggaagcctggcatgctgcagtccatggggttgcaaagagtcagacacagcttagcaactgaataacaacagtgGGTAGAAAGGGTCTAAAAGGTATTATTGAAACACTCAGTGTCATTGACTGCAATGACGAGATGTAGGTATTTTCACTGGATGAAGATGAAAACAATTGGGAGgtgtgatgggatgggatggggatgaTGATGCAGGAAGGATTTATATCATCAGTGATTTCTCAGTTACTGGAATATGTGTAGATgtatgtaaataaatacatttagagAAGATTCCTGACCACTTAGCATCACTACAAATGGGTCTGATCATCAATGCATAAAGATGCATTATCAAATCAAGGCAGAAGTTTCTCACAAAAATAAGACATTGGAAACCTGAAGAACGAGGCCCTGGGTTGAAGCTAAGCACTTCTCTTGCTCTAGAAATCTTTTAGACTTGGCTATAATGTCTTCCCCCAGACTGTGGGTCAGGGCAAAGGCAGGGGCAACTAATGTGATGTTGGGATTGTGGTGTCAGGGGCCCTCAGCACACAGCAGCCCTCACTGGCCTAATTTGATAGCCATGTCATCCCTCCCCTCTCACttctctgcctccccatccccctcACCATACCCTATGGAGGCAAGACAGATAGAGAAATGAAATGTCACTGCAGAAAACATGAGTTCTAGTCGGACATGGATATTACAACCTTTCTGGAGatttccctggagatccagtggctaagactccatgctcccaatgcaagaggcccaggtctgatccctggtctgggaaatagatcccacatactgcaacaaagacccatgtggcacaactaagacccagtgcagccaaacaaacacatttgggggagggggggaggggtggagaaaTCTTTCTGACTTTGAGCACAAAGTCACAAAAAGTTCCAGCTGTTCAACTACTGCAGCGTTCCGCAATATGGGCTCCAAAGGATTATACAACcaaatactccaaaaaaaaaaaaaaaaaaaagaccatgatcAAGTCACTTTGGAAAACGCTCCTGCTGGAGATTTGCAATTCACGTTAGTCGAGCAAAGACTCCGAACAGTACAATAGTGTAAATAGCTAAGTGTAATTTCTTTTAACCTAGGATTTCCCAAATTAATTTGACCACAGATTCCTTTCTACAAAACACCTGCGAAAAAATTGTGGGACAGTGCTCCATAAAATACTCTTTAGGAAACACTGGTTCCTAACATCACATCCAGCTCAAACTGGGGTTCTGGAAAACTGTTCCCCAATGGCCATCAGGGACTTCATCTCTTACTGAGTTAGAGCCAAAtatgctcagccgtgtccaactcttggtgaccctatagactatagcctgccaggctccttgtccatgggattctccaggcaagaatactagagtgagtagccattcccttctccaggggggtctttccaacctagggatcaaatctgtgtctcttgcatctcctgcattggcaggcagattctttaccactagcaccacttgggaagcccagagccaAATGAAGTAAGATCAAAACATCAGAGTTTTCCCATTATTAATAGACAACACCAATGGCAGAAGAAAGCACATGTTTAGAAATCCAGTATTTACGTTTAAAACAATGTAAAACAACAAGATAAACCTACCTGAAATAATTCTGTTCCAAATTATGCTGACGTAGTCATTCCGATCGGACCGTGACTGTTCATGCCAGAACCCAAGGGCATGGAGAAACTCATGTTGAACCGTTGCTATTTTGTCACAGCCCTCTCCGATGGACAGTTGTTGCATCCCAGTAAATTGCTTCCCCACTGAAGACCAGCAGCTGACAGGGGAGTTTACAGTACAAGGAGGAGAGGCTTTTATATTGATGCAGGTTAAGGTCTTAGAGCTAAATCCCTAATGCCTAATCTACCTGGTTACCTAAGATCCTAGATCTTTCACTTGTGTCTAAACACCGTGCACTTCTCCCAAAACCCAGTGAGGTATGAAAAGCCTTCCAGACCAGATGATCTTTGGAGAACTTGGGCTGACACCAAATGTTAAGGAGTAATTCACCCTCCACTCGGCCTGGCCTGATTTTTTCTGAATATCCCCAAATTTTTCAGATGGTCCTTGAATAAGGGTTCTATACAGGTAGAGAAACTACTCAGAACTGCTGACCTTGAGTCAAATAACTATCATCTTCTTAAGCAAAGTAGTAAGAGTTCtcggatagcaaggagatcaaaccagtcaatcctaaaggaaatcaaccctgaatattaattgaaggaactgatgctgaaactgaagttccaatactttggccacctgatgcgaagagctgactcactggaaaagaccctaatgctgggaaagattggagacaaaaggagaagagggcaacagaggatgagatggttggatggtatcacagattcaatggacatgaacttgggcaaactctgggagatggtgagggacagaggggcccagtgtgctgcagaccatggggtcacaaagagccggacatgactgagagactgaacaacaacaacaagagttcttcggttaaaataaatttaaatacacaTGCTTGCATGCGTACAGATGGGTTTTACTTGAAGGCAGAAGTAAGGAGCTTATTAGAACTCCCCTGATGatctagtggctaagattccaagcttccaatgcaaggggcctgaattcaatccctagtcagggaactagatcccacatgccccaactaagacctgaggTAGCTAAATaagtagatattaaaaaaaaaaaaaaaaaaaagagcggcTTCCTTGgtgccttagtggtaaagaatctgcctgccaaagcagaagacgcGGGTTCGCTCCTTGGTTCGGGAAGACCCCACATAGCACAGAGCAACTGGGCACgggcaccacagctattgagcctgtgctctagagcccatgtgccataactaccgatgtctgagtgccctagagcccaagctctgcaacaagagaagccaccgcaatgagaaacccacacaccaaaACTAGAgcgtagcccccactcaccacaactaaagaaaagcccaggcagcaacaCAGACCCAACACTgctaaactaaataaataaaagaaataaatggcaccccactccagtactcttgcctggagaatcccacggacagaggagcctggtgggctgcagtccatggggtcgcaaagagtaggacacgactgagcaaatacaCTTACTTAAGGAGTGCGGAAACTACAAACAGGCTGAAGGTCAGAGTCTTAGGGCGGATGGCATGTGACCCCACCCTCCTTGTCTTTACAAGGTTGAGACAGTGCAGTCTGGTTTTATGGCGAGAGGGAAACTACATCCAGCAAATAGCAATGGAAGCCCCAGCCTCCCTCAAGGTTAGGGTCCAGGGCAATCACTATGATGCAATGTCCCAGCCACAGCAATTCTCAGAACACTTAGAAGACAAACTCTTCAATTTACCCATTGCCCTTGAACACTGATATATAGCTGGGTTCTCCAGACCAAGGCTTGAAGTCAATGCATGATTTTAGGCGATAGCGTTCAAATGCCTTGAGAATAACCCCCCTGGCATTCATCTCTGaagggagaaaacaaacaaaaataaacttattaaaaTTATCACCATTGAACAATTCACCATGGAAACAGGGCCTGTAATATATTGTTTATCATGAATTAATCCCTCTATGaaaatttagcattttattttttacaaaacttAGTATACAGTATCAATTAAGTATCACATGTAAGTATTTGGTTGTTcttcagattattttattttgcccCATGTATATTTCTCTGGAGCCAGGATAGTGcagatagcaaaaaaaaaaaaaaaaaggagggggcgTTTCCTTACCTCTGAGAACACATATACTCATTCACAGACAACCAAAATGAACCATCACTGTCACATGCTTCATCTAAGAagctataatatatatttaaaggccTGCAGCAGAGTTTTTAATCTGAAGACCTTGAGATGAGAGGGACCATGAATATGTTGAGATAGTATTCAAAGAATTATGTCTATACCTCTATTCATATCTATCTCAGCAAAGTGCAATTTCTGGGGAGAGCGTTCATAAGATTCTCAAATGAGTTCAGGGTCTAAAATACGAATAAGAACAACTGCTTCCAAGTTGACTGCTGCTAACAGTTTAGATAGAACAGTGCTCAAAGAAGGCAGGGGCAAGAAACCAATAAAGGTATGCAGGAAAAGAAGCTCAGAGGGCAATCTGGGGGAAGGGGCCATATCAGGTGCATATGAAGAGATAGTCACAAATCAGAGCAGGTACTGGTGAAGTGAAGGATGGTGGCTGCCAGCAGTGGGTGACCATATGGCAGAGAAGATGGTGTGTTGACTGGTTCCAACCAGACACACCTGGGTTCTCTCCTATCCTCACTACTtacttttttttctaaaccagagtcaaacatgactgagcagctaacttTATGCTTTTTATACAATTAAAACAATGAACAACTGTTAAGTTAGAAATTTAACAATTATAAAAACAATTAACCATTCAAAAGTAAACATTGCAGGGGCAATTTCACACATGCATAATGTTCTTCAACAACTTGTCTGTCTAGTTCCAAAACGCCTTCATCACCCCAAGAGGACACTTTGTACCCATTAAACCATTGCGTTCTCTCTGTATGGATTTTCTTattctgtgaaaagtgaaaagtcttAGTTGCTTagagtgcccaactctttgtaaccccatggactgtaacctacaagGTTCCTCTGTTTGTGGAATGCTCCAGgcgagactactggagtgggttgccattcccttctccagggtatcttcccaatccaggaactgaacccagatctcccgaataacaggcagattctttatggtctgaaccaccagggaagccccattcctaTTCTAGtccttcctattttttttaattggaggacaattgctttacaatattgtgttggttcctgccatacaacaacatgaatcagccatcagtataTCTATGTCCCCTCTATCTagagcctccttcccaccacccctcatcccacccctctaggtcatcacaccACGAGGATGAGCCCCTTGTGTTATATAACAACTTCCCATTAGCTTTCTATCCATTTACTATTGATGCATAATCTTTGCCAATTTAATTCACCTTTGGAGTTTTGGTATTATCACAAGACCAGCTAAGAGGGGAAATAAAATCGACTTTGCAGGAATATTGTAAGACTAGCACAGAAAGAAGAGTGAAGTTCCAAGCACAGTAGTCCCCATGGATCTGCGGTTTCACTTTCTGTGGCTTTGGTTACCTGCCATCAACCAAAGTCCAAAAATATTGAATGGAAAACTGCAGACATAAGAGTTGATGATCATGAAACTGCATGCCGCTCTGAGCAGCCTGAGGAAATCTTGTGCCACACTGCTCCATCCCACCAGGGATTCCCCAATCTTAGATGTCCATCATCTGCTTTCAATATCCACTCAT
The Ovis aries strain OAR_USU_Benz2616 breed Rambouillet chromosome 23, ARS-UI_Ramb_v3.0, whole genome shotgun sequence genome window above contains:
- the MEP1B gene encoding meprin A subunit beta isoform X8; translation: MQQLSIGEGCDKIATVQHEFLHALGFWHEQSRSDRNDYVSIIWNRIISGKERNFDFYDDQVIDSLNVPYDYSSVMHYSKTAFGNGSEPTIVTRVPDFMDVIGQRMDFSDSDVLKLNQLYNCSSSLSFMESCDFELENVCGMIQSSADSADWQRLSQVSQGPESDHSNMGRCRGSGFFMHFNCSSVNEGATAILESRILYPKRGFQCLQFFLYNSGSKDDQLNIYIREYSAAHPSRTVSLVEQIKDIPSGSWQLYHVTLNATSKFRVVFEGVRGAGASLGGLSIDDINLSETRCPHHVWHIRNFTQLIGSPDGSFYSPPFYSSKGYAFQIYLDLYSLPKIGMYFHLISGANDDQLEWPCPWQQVTMTILDQTPDIRQRMSNQQSLTTDPFLTIDNGNYFWDRPSKVGAQVIFPNGTQFQRGRGRGFHNFMTQELLKSRDFIKGDDVYILLTMEDISHLNTQNDPLPTLDVNDLCTSFRCENDGICILQNGKAECRCRSGDDWWYMGERCEKRGSTRDTIVIATSSTAAVFALMLIVTLVSIYCTRKKYRKEPSSRTVNTIMENQYAL
- the MEP1B gene encoding meprin A subunit beta isoform X1, translating into MTSWDLPWFLCSAALLSVSGLPTPEIFDVDNGLDRDIFDINEDLGLDLFEGDIMLDEMQERNAIVGERYRWPHTIPYVLDDSLEMNARGVILKAFERYRLKSCIDFKPWSGEPSYISVFKGNGCWSSVGKQFTGMQQLSIGEGCDKIATVQHEFLHALGFWHEQSRSDRNDYVSIIWNRIISGKERNFDFYDDQVIDSLNVPYDYSSVMHYSKTAFGNGSEPTIVTRVPDFMDVIGQRMDFSDSDVLKLNQLYNCSSSLSFMESCDFELENVCGMIQSSADSADWQRLSQVSQGPESDHSNMGRCRGSGFFMHFNCSSVNEGATAILESRILYPKRGFQCLQFFLYNSGSKDDQLNIYIREYSAAHPSRTVSLVEQIKDIPSGSWQLYHVTLNATSKFRVVFEGVRGAGASLGGLSIDDINLSETRCPHHVWHIRNFTQLIGSPDGSFYSPPFYSSKGYAFQIYLDLYSLPKIGMYFHLISGANDDQLEWPCPWQQVTMTILDQTPDIRQRMSNQQSLTTDPFLTIDNGNYFWDRPSKVGAQVIFPNGTQFQRGRGRGFHNFMTQELLKSRDFIKGDDVYILLTMEDISHLNTQNDPLPTLDVNDLCTSFRCENDGICILQNGKAECRCRSGDDWWYMGERCEKRGSTRDTIVIATSSTAAVFALMLIVTLVSIYCTRKKYRKEPSSRTVNTIMENQYAL